In one candidate division KSB1 bacterium genomic region, the following are encoded:
- a CDS encoding D-sedoheptulose 7-phosphate isomerase produces MTDNSPWRMIGDHFLETAELLRRFAEEHTEEIYETAMSMSRAIAAGGKLLICGNGGSAADAQHFAAEMIGRLTRERRAIPALSLTTDTSILTAVANDYSIAQVFRRQVEGLGQPEDVLVAISTSGNSENVVQAVLAAKEKGIQVVGLLGRDGGRLAPLSDAAIIVPIDNPQRIQEVHIAVIHAWCELIEDELYPNSSKSRP; encoded by the coding sequence ATGACGGATAATTCCCCTTGGCGAATGATTGGTGATCATTTTTTAGAGACTGCGGAGCTGCTGCGTCGATTTGCCGAAGAGCATACCGAGGAGATTTACGAGACGGCGATGAGCATGAGCCGAGCAATTGCAGCCGGCGGGAAGCTGTTGATTTGCGGCAACGGCGGCAGCGCTGCAGATGCACAGCACTTTGCCGCAGAAATGATCGGCCGTTTGACGCGCGAACGGCGCGCTATTCCTGCGCTTTCTTTGACGACCGATACTTCGATCCTGACGGCTGTCGCCAACGATTACTCGATTGCTCAGGTCTTTCGCCGGCAGGTGGAAGGTCTGGGGCAGCCGGAAGATGTTCTGGTGGCGATCAGCACCAGCGGTAACTCGGAGAACGTCGTGCAGGCCGTGCTTGCGGCAAAGGAAAAGGGTATACAGGTCGTCGGCCTGCTCGGAAGAGACGGCGGACGTCTGGCCCCCTTATCCGATGCGGCGATCATTGTTCCTATCGACAATCCGCAGCGCATTCAGGAGGTGCACATTGCCGTTATTCATGCCTGGTGCGAATTGATCGAAGACGAGTTGTACCCCAATTCGAGTAAAAGTCGGCCTTGA
- a CDS encoding geranylgeranylglyceryl/heptaprenylglyceryl phosphate synthase, whose protein sequence is MKVFDRLLEIREKRGAGYFVLIDPDKQDVARAAELAKICEEAGVDALLIGGSLLLANVFDETVMAVKNACSLPVILFPGSTKQISRYADAILFLSLISGRNPESLIGGQVMAAPIIKSVQLEPISTGYMFIESGTVTSALFMSDTRPIPNEKPDIAAAHALAAKYLGMQCVYLEAGSGAKQSVPTRIISAVRNYAEIPTIVGGGIRTPAEAREKVLAGADFVVTGTIIEKDSNPALIRAFADAVHVKES, encoded by the coding sequence GTGAAGGTCTTTGACAGGCTCTTGGAAATCAGAGAGAAAAGGGGGGCGGGTTATTTTGTCCTGATCGACCCGGATAAACAGGACGTAGCCAGGGCAGCCGAGCTTGCCAAAATCTGCGAGGAAGCCGGCGTCGATGCGCTGCTCATCGGCGGCAGCCTGCTGCTGGCCAATGTGTTCGATGAAACCGTCATGGCGGTAAAGAACGCTTGTTCTTTGCCGGTTATCCTTTTTCCCGGCAGTACCAAGCAGATCTCCCGCTATGCGGATGCTATTCTTTTTCTTTCCCTTATCAGCGGCAGAAATCCCGAGTCGCTCATCGGCGGGCAAGTGATGGCGGCTCCGATCATCAAATCCGTGCAGTTGGAGCCCATCTCGACAGGCTACATGTTCATCGAATCCGGCACGGTTACTTCGGCGCTGTTTATGAGCGATACGCGGCCCATTCCCAATGAAAAGCCCGACATTGCCGCAGCGCATGCTTTGGCCGCGAAATATCTGGGCATGCAGTGCGTCTATTTGGAAGCAGGCAGCGGCGCCAAGCAATCGGTGCCGACGCGGATCATTTCGGCGGTCCGCAACTATGCGGAAATTCCGACGATTGTCGGCGGCGGCATCCGCACACCGGCTGAAGCCCGCGAAAAGGTTCTTGCGGGCGCCGATTTTGTGGTCACCGGCACGATCATCGAAAAGGACTCCAATCCGGCGTTGATTCGCGCTTTTGCCGACGCGGTACACGTCAAGGAATCCTGA